CAACAACCGCAACAACCCGCTGGGGATGGTCGGCACCCTGCTGATGGTCTTCCTGGCGCCGGTCGCCGCGATGATCGTGCAGACCGCGATCAGCCGGACCCGCGAGTACGAGGCCGACCGGATCGGCGCGGAGATCTGCGGCCGGCCGCTATGGCTGGCGAACGCCCTGGTCAGCATCCAGGAGAGCGCCGCCCGGATCGACAATGTCCAGGCCGAGAACAATCCGGCGACCGCCCATATGTTCATCATCAACCCGCTGCATTCGCGGTCGGTGGACGGGTTGTTCCGCACCCACCCCGCCACCGAGGAACGGGTGCGCCGCCTGCGCCTGATGGCCGGCCCCGGACGCGGGCTCTAAGGTCTTTTTGGGCCACAGATTCACGCAGATCGACACAGATGGGCTTCGGCATTCCGTCGGCATGACGGGCCGCGAAAACTCATCTGCGTCCATCTGCGTGCATCCGTGGCCAAGTCATGGAAATCAATTGTCGCCCGGGTAGCTGTCGGCGCCGGGGATGTTGTCCAGCCACTTGATCCGGTGGGCGGTCCAGATCTCGTATTTCGGCGGCGGGAAGTCGGACGGGTCGTCGAACCCGCCCAGGGAGACGGAGACATAGTCGGCGCCGTCGCGCCGCCAGAACAGGGCCGAGCCGCAGCGGGGGCAGAACTCGCGCGTCGCGAAGTCGGACGCCCGATACGCGCCGACCTCCCCCCGGATCATCTCGAACCGGTCGAGCGGGAAGCTGGCGAAGGCCGGCATCGGCGCGCCGGTCTGTTTCTGGCACTGGGTGCAGTAGCAGATATTGGTGTCGTTGGGGGCGCCGGTCGCCCGGTAGCGGACGGCGCCGCACAGGCACCCACCCTCGTGGATGGCATCGGTCATGGCTGGTTTCCTCCCGTGGCCGGTTACCGGATCATGGCCGGAGCGTCGCGCATGCCCGCCCCCGCTTCAACCAAGGCTTTCTCATGCCTTCATGAGAGGAATTCATGCCGCGGTCAGCTATACAAATGGAAAGCTTCGCGGTATGACGGTTGCAGCGTCAACCGATTTCGGCGTATTCCCCCTCTTCCCACCAGGGTTGCCCGTCCCATGACCACCGGCCCCGACATCCGTCCCGCGATCACGGCCCTGCCCAACAGCCTCATCGGCGTCGTCGCCAATTACGGCCGGGGCCGCGACGGCTTGATACCGCTGTGGTTCGGCGAGGGTGACGTGCCGACGCCGGGCTTCGTCATGGACGCGGCGTACCAGGCGATGCGCGACGGCCATGTCTTCTACACCTGGCAGCGCGGCCTGCCGGAGCTGCGGGACGCCCTGTCGGCCTACCACCGGCGGACCTACGGCGCCGATGTCGCGACCGACCGGATCACCGTGACCGGCTCGGGCATGTCGGCCATCGCCCTGTCGATGCAGAGCCTGATCGACGCGGGCGACGAGGTCGTCGTGGTCTCCCCCGTGTGGCCCAACGTGTTCGCCAGCATCCGGATCATGGGCGGCGTGGTGCGGCAGGTGCCGCTGGCGCTGGAGAACGGGAAATGGACGCTGGACCTGGACCGGCTGTTCGATGCCTGCGGCCCGCGCACCCGGATGATCTTCGTCAATTCGCCCTGCAACCCGACCGGCTGGACCATCGGGACCGAGGACCAGCGGCGGATCATGGAATTCGCCCGCGGGCGCGGGCTGTGGGTCATGGCGGACGAGGTCTATTCCCGCCTGGTCTTCGACGGCGGCCTGGACGGCAGCGGCCGCGCGCCCTCCTTCCTCGACGTCTCGGAGCCGGATGACAAGCTGCTGGTCATCAACAGCTTCTCCAAGAACTGGGCGATGACGGGCTGGCGGCTGGGCTGGGTCGTCGCCCCGGCGGCGATGGGACCGGTCTACGAGAAGATGATCCAGTTCAACACCTCGGGCGTCGCCGGCTTCGTCCAGAAGGCGGGCTTGGCGGCCCTGGAACAGGGCGAGCCGTTCCTGGAGGAGATGGTCGAGCGCTGCCGGACCGGCCGCGACATCGTCTGCTCCGCCCTGGAGACCCTGCCGCGGGTTCGGGTCGAGCGGCCCGACGCGGCCTTCTACGCCTTCTTCTCGGTCGAGGGTGCCGGCGACAGCCTTGAGCTGGCGAAGCGCATCGTGGACGAGGCGCTGGTCGGGCTGGCGCCGGGTGCCGCCTTCGGCGACGGCGGCGAGGGCTACCTGCGGCTCTGCTTCGCCAGCTCGCCGGAATGCCTTGCCCAGGCGATGGAGCGCCTCGTCCCGATCCTGCGATGATCCGAGCGTTAACCATGATTTGGTTAATCGCTGATTAACCAGCCATGGCATGGCCTCATGCCAACCATGTGGAAGCCGCACTTCTCGCAAGTGCAGCATGCCACCATATTCCAGTCCACGAACAACGGCGGCCGGTGATCCTAGCCGGCCTTATTCTATCGAGGACTCATATCATGGCACTGGCAGTTCGCACGTCCGGTTACGCCGGTCGACGTTCGGCCGACTCTTCCGCTGACTTCATGCAGCGGTTGACCGACACCCTGAAGACTTGGAAGTACCGCATCGTCAGCCGTCGTGAACTGATGGACCTGGATGCCCACATGCTGCGCGACATCGGCCTGACCGACTTGGAAGCGCAGGCCGAAGCCTCCAAGCCGTTCTGGCGCGCCTGACGCCAAGCCGCGCCGCATGGCCGATCGGATCGAGCCGCGCTCGTCAGTATCGAGTATACTGGGCGCGGCTTTTCGATTCCGGGCACCGCCATGACGCCAGAACATTTCCGCACCTTCGCCCGCTACAACGCCTGGGCCAACGCACGCCTCTATGCCGCCTGCGCGGCGCTTCCCGACGCCGAGTTCCGCAAGCCGCGGCAGGCCTTCTTCGGCTCCATCCTGGGTACGCTCAACCATGTGCTGGTGGCGGATCGGGCCTGGCTCGGCCGTCTCGAAGGCGTCCCGTCCGGCATCACCGGCCTGGATCAGATCCTCTACGGTGATCTGGCCGAACTCACCGCCGCCCGGACCGCCGAGGACGCGCGGATCACGGCCCTGGTGGATCGCCATGACGCCGGAGACCTGGGCCGCGACCTGGTCTACCGGACCCTGGCGGGAACCGAGCAGCGCACGCCGGTGGTCTGGGTGCTGTCCCACCTGTTCAACCATCAGACCCACCATCGGGGCCAAGCCCACGGCCTGCTGTCCCAGACCGCCGTGGCCCCGCCCCCGCTCGACCTGATCTATTTCCTGCGCGAGCGGGAAGCGGACGTCACCGGGGATCGCGCTTGAGCCCGCGCTTCTCCAGTTCCCGGAGATAATCGGCCCACAGCTCCTCCTGGTGCTCTCCCAGCTCGTACAGGTACTTCCAGGAGAAGATGCCGCTGTCGTGCATGTCGTCGAACTGGATCCGGATCGCGTAGTTGCCGACCGGCTCCAGCCCCATGATGCCGACATGCCGGCGGCCGGAGACGATCTGCTTCTGGCTGGGGGCGTGGCCCTGGACCTCCGCCGACGGGCTCTCGACCCGCAGCAGTTCGGCCGGCAGGGAAAAGCGGCGTCCGTCGTCGAACGCGATCTCCAGCCGCTTCTCGGCCTTCTTCAGCCGCACTTCCACCGGCCAGTGCTGCGTGCCGAAGGGATCGGTGGCGAAGGATTCACCGGAAGCGGGCGCCATCAGTGGCCCGCCGTCTTGGAGGAATGGCCGCCGGCCGGATGGGAATGGGTGGGATGCGCGGTGTCGGCATCCAGCGTCCGGGCCTCGTCCACCAGCATGATGGGAATGCCGTCGCGGATCGGATAGGCCAGCCCCGCCCGGTCGCTGATCAGCTCCTGCGCCGCCGCGTCATAGCGGAGCGGCCCCTTGGTCAGCGGGCAGACCAGGATCTCCAGAAGCTTGGGATCGACCTTCGCCGCCGACCCCGTTTTGGTATCGCTCACGTGTTCGTCCCCTCGATGCGGCCCGGCAGCCGATATGTCACGTCCGTTACCGGGTCAGTGCCGGGCCATGGTATCGCCGTCCCGCTTGTCCAGGACAGCCATTTCGATGATGGCGATCATCATGCCGGCCCGTTCGGACAGCGTGCCGCATTCCAGCAGGGCCTGCTTCTCCGACGGCTCGAACGGGCAGATCATCGCGAGCGACGTCACCAGCCGTTCGTCCGGCGTCGATTCGATGGCGTCCCAGTTGGCCGAGATGCCCTGGATCTTGAAATAAGTGCGCAACCCCTCGACCAGCCGCGCCCTGTCGAACAGGGCGTGACCCGGCTCCGCCAGGTCGCCGGCGAATCGCTCCCACGAGGCCGTGACGCGGCGGTATCCGCGCGTGATCGGCAGCTCGCGCACGATCTCGAACCGGCAGACGCCGGTCAGCGTGATCAGGTAGCGACCGTCGTCGGTCTCGCTGAAGCTGGTGATCCGGCCGGCGCAGCCGATCGGATAGACCGGCTGGGCGCTGGCG
This Skermanella mucosa DNA region includes the following protein-coding sequences:
- a CDS encoding GFA family protein, whose translation is MTDAIHEGGCLCGAVRYRATGAPNDTNICYCTQCQKQTGAPMPAFASFPLDRFEMIRGEVGAYRASDFATREFCPRCGSALFWRRDGADYVSVSLGGFDDPSDFPPPKYEIWTAHRIKWLDNIPGADSYPGDN
- a CDS encoding pyridoxal phosphate-dependent aminotransferase — encoded protein: MTTGPDIRPAITALPNSLIGVVANYGRGRDGLIPLWFGEGDVPTPGFVMDAAYQAMRDGHVFYTWQRGLPELRDALSAYHRRTYGADVATDRITVTGSGMSAIALSMQSLIDAGDEVVVVSPVWPNVFASIRIMGGVVRQVPLALENGKWTLDLDRLFDACGPRTRMIFVNSPCNPTGWTIGTEDQRRIMEFARGRGLWVMADEVYSRLVFDGGLDGSGRAPSFLDVSEPDDKLLVINSFSKNWAMTGWRLGWVVAPAAMGPVYEKMIQFNTSGVAGFVQKAGLAALEQGEPFLEEMVERCRTGRDIVCSALETLPRVRVERPDAAFYAFFSVEGAGDSLELAKRIVDEALVGLAPGAAFGDGGEGYLRLCFASSPECLAQAMERLVPILR
- a CDS encoding DUF1127 domain-containing protein, with the protein product MALAVRTSGYAGRRSADSSADFMQRLTDTLKTWKYRIVSRRELMDLDAHMLRDIGLTDLEAQAEASKPFWRA
- a CDS encoding DinB family protein, coding for MTPEHFRTFARYNAWANARLYAACAALPDAEFRKPRQAFFGSILGTLNHVLVADRAWLGRLEGVPSGITGLDQILYGDLAELTAARTAEDARITALVDRHDAGDLGRDLVYRTLAGTEQRTPVVWVLSHLFNHQTHHRGQAHGLLSQTAVAPPPLDLIYFLREREADVTGDRA
- a CDS encoding gamma-butyrobetaine hydroxylase-like domain-containing protein: MAPASGESFATDPFGTQHWPVEVRLKKAEKRLEIAFDDGRRFSLPAELLRVESPSAEVQGHAPSQKQIVSGRRHVGIMGLEPVGNYAIRIQFDDMHDSGIFSWKYLYELGEHQEELWADYLRELEKRGLKRDPR
- a CDS encoding Trm112 family protein, producing the protein MSDTKTGSAAKVDPKLLEILVCPLTKGPLRYDAAAQELISDRAGLAYPIRDGIPIMLVDEARTLDADTAHPTHSHPAGGHSSKTAGH
- a CDS encoding LON peptidase substrate-binding domain-containing protein, which produces MSPNPFDPSFDQLPEIVSIFPLAGVLLLPRGKLPLNIFEPRYLAMTDDALSGNRMIGIIQPSDPLSRASAQPVYPIGCAGRITSFSETDDGRYLITLTGVCRFEIVRELPITRGYRRVTASWERFAGDLAEPGHALFDRARLVEGLRTYFKIQGISANWDAIESTPDERLVTSLAMICPFEPSEKQALLECGTLSERAGMMIAIIEMAVLDKRDGDTMARH